The DNA segment GGTTGCTGGGTGCAGAGACGGCCTTCACGGTGCCGCGCTTGATGGCGTCGTGGTACTTCTCCAGCACGAGGTGCAGCTCCTCGGGGGGAATACCTTTGAGCAGGGCACTGAGCAGCTGAAACCGGGGCGCCGCTTCTGGTGGAGCGGCCGCAGGTTGGCCCCGGCGCCCCGCCGTACTGGTTCCGGGCGCCGCTGGGCCAGGCGCGGCCGGGGGGCTTTTCGGCGCTGGGCTGGGGGGTGTGGGCTCGGCCTCTGGGGCGGGTGTGGCGCTGGGGTCAGCCGGGTCTTGGGGGGTCTTATCAGGCTGTTGACTCATCGTGGTCCTCCGCTCGGGATCCTGACGGCGCGAGGGTCGGAAGGCACGGAACATGGGCCAAACCGGGAGGGGGTTGGCCCATTGCTGCGGGTCTGTTCAGGGGCGATGTGAGGTCAGCTGGCCGCCAGCAGCTGCGGCAGGGGTGGTGCCCATTGACCGACCTGAAGGCCGTCCGGGTCTTCGCCCGCCAGCATGGCGTCCACCGCTTGATTCACGTTCTCGTACACCATGTATTTCCCCTTGCCACGCACCTCGATGGCCAGGCTGAAACAGGCCGCGCTGCGCCGCTTGGGTTCGCCGGTGCGCTCGTCGATGGTGATGCCCAGGAGGGGCAACAGCGGCGGATTTTCCATGACGTCCAGAAGCACCTTGCCGTGCATGGTGGCGATCACCCGCAGGCCGTTTTTCGAGGCGGACACCAGCAGGGGCACGTCGCCGTTGTAGCCCACCTCGTCCATCAGAATCTCTTCGGGACCGTGATTACGAATCACCCGCCGCAGCTTCGGGGCCTGCTGATCAGGATCACCGACTCTGGCCCGGCGCATGCGGCGCAGCAGGGGGTGGGGCACGTCGCCGTCCCCGGTGATTTCGTTGCTGCTGTCAATGACCCACAGGCCCCGGTTCAGGGTTTCGGCGCGGATGCGGGCGATGTCCCGCAGCAGCGTGGTCTTGCCGACGGCCGGCGGGCCAATCACGGCGATCCCGTGGGCCGCCGTGATGTACGGCCGCAGAATCTCGGCCGCGCCCTGAATCACGCGCGCCACCCGAATGGTGATGTTGGACAGCAGATCCTCACCGTCAAACTCGGCCGACACCCGGTGCAGGGTGCCCGGCAGCCCGAGGCGGCCATCTTCCCGGAACTTCCCGCCAATCCGGTTTTCCACGTACTTCAAATCCCGCAGGCTGATGGTCCGCGGGTACTCGATCCGCAGGCCGTCCATCTTGATCGAGAGGTGCTGCTCAAGGTCCAGGGTGATCTCCTCGACCAGGTGAATGCGGGGCTCGACCAGCTCCCGAATGTCGCCGGGCAGGATGGCCAGCGCGGCCTGGTACTCGGAGGGGGAGGTGACGTCTTTGACAAACATAAGGCGCTCCTGGAGGGGGGAGAGGAGAGGGGTGGACGCGCACGGCAGCAGGCACTAGAAGGCTCAGGCGGCACAGATGAACAGGGCCTGGGGCGGGCGCGGCGGCCCACACCAGGCCCACACCCGAGCCCTGAGGATGCACGGAGCAGCGGGCGGCCAAGGGCTACCGCACGGTGGCGGCGCGGAACACCAGCAGGTCACTCCTGACCTGGGGTTCAGGAGGGGCTGGGCGGGTGCGGACAGTCGCCGGACCACGGGCCGCCAGGGCCACGGGCGCTGGGGCGGTGCGGGACGCGGCGAGGGGCGAGGTGGGGGCCGTGGCCTGCGGGGTTGGGCGGACCGGAGCGGGTGAGACCACGGGGCGCACCGTGGCCAGGACCGGGGCAGCAAGGCGGCGGTGCTGACCCACCAGGGCGGCGTAGGTCGTAAGGACCTTGCGCACGTAGGCCTGCGTCTCGGCGTAGGGCGGCACCCGGCCAAAGCGGCGCACGGCCCCTGGGCCCGCGTTGTAGGCGGCCAGGGCCAGGGGCCAGTTGGCGAAGGTGGTCCACTGCTGCCGGAGGTACTTGGCGGCGCCCCAGAGGTTCTCCTGCGGCACGTACGGATTGACGCCCAGAGTGCGCGCCGTGGCAGGCATCAGCTGGCCGTAACCAATAGCGCCTGCGGGGCTGAGGGCCTGGGCGCAGAAGCCCGATTCGTGCACGACCAGGGCCGTGAGGAGGAAGGGGGGAAGGCCGTGGGCGGCGGCGGTGCGTTCC comes from the Deinococcus betulae genome and includes:
- a CDS encoding AAA family ATPase, with protein sequence MFVKDVTSPSEYQAALAILPGDIRELVEPRIHLVEEITLDLEQHLSIKMDGLRIEYPRTISLRDLKYVENRIGGKFREDGRLGLPGTLHRVSAEFDGEDLLSNITIRVARVIQGAAEILRPYITAAHGIAVIGPPAVGKTTLLRDIARIRAETLNRGLWVIDSSNEITGDGDVPHPLLRRMRRARVGDPDQQAPKLRRVIRNHGPEEILMDEVGYNGDVPLLVSASKNGLRVIATMHGKVLLDVMENPPLLPLLGITIDERTGEPKRRSAACFSLAIEVRGKGKYMVYENVNQAVDAMLAGEDPDGLQVGQWAPPLPQLLAAS
- a CDS encoding lytic transglycosylase domain-containing protein, whose translation is MRRAVLTFLLAGTGAASAGCAADLGTRQLVERTAAAHGLPPFLLTALVVHESGFCAQALSPAGAIGYGQLMPATARTLGVNPYVPQENLWGAAKYLRQQWTTFANWPLALAAYNAGPGAVRRFGRVPPYAETQAYVRKVLTTYAALVGQHRRLAAPVLATVRPVVSPAPVRPTPQATAPTSPLAASRTAPAPVALAARGPATVRTRPAPPEPQVRSDLLVFRAATVR